A single genomic interval of Peromyscus leucopus breed LL Stock chromosome 7, UCI_PerLeu_2.1, whole genome shotgun sequence harbors:
- the C7H11orf87 gene encoding uncharacterized protein C11orf87 homolog, with translation MSARAPKELRLALPPCLLNRTFASHNASGGSNAGVRTSGAGGGTCITQVGQQLFQSFSSTLVLIVLVTLIFCLIVLSLSTFHIHKRRMKKRKMQRAQEEYERDHCSSGSHGGGGLPRAGVQAPTHGKETRLERQPRDSAFSIPSNATSSSSSSPGLLGQGPCAPPPPPPAPSPHGAQAASSCSDTAGEGLLQTVVLS, from the coding sequence ATGAGTGCCAGGGCTCCGAAAGAGCTGAGGCTGGCGCTGCCGCCTTGTCTCCTCAACCGGACCTTTGCTTCCCACAACGCCAGTGGAGGCAGCAACGCAGGTGTCCGCACCTCGGGCGCAGGTGGTGGCACCTGCATCACGCAGGTGGGACAGCAGCTCTTCCAGTCTTTCTCGTCCACGCTGGTGCTGATTGTCCTGGTCACTCTCATCTTCTGCCTCATCGTGCTGTCCCTCTCCACTTTCCACATCCACAAGCGTAGGATGAAGAAGCGGAAGATGCAGAGAGCTCAGGAGGAATACGAGAGGGATCATTGCAGCAGCGGCAGCCACGGTGGTGGTGGGCTGCCCCGGGCAGGTGTTCAAGCCCCAACCCATGGAAAAGAAACccggctggagagacagccccgGGACTCCGCCTTCAGCATCCCCTCCAatgccacctcttcctcctcttcatcccctGGTCTCCTGGGCCAGGGCCCCTGTGCGCCTCCTCCTCCACCGCCAGCCCCCAGTCCACACGGAGCACAGGCAGCTTCCTCCTGCTCGGACACTGCTGGCGAGGGCCTTTTGCAAACGGTGGTACTGTCCTGA